From Amycolatopsis sp. YIM 10, the proteins below share one genomic window:
- a CDS encoding TIGR03086 family metal-binding protein — MPINELRILDALATSASLDLVDRVEPADLAKPTPCEAWTLHGLLAHMTTQHLGFAAAAGGDGDPENWKLVPLGDDPAATYRDSVNKVLNAFAADDIADRKFPLPEFTTEFTFTAEQAISFHFVDYVVHSWDVARTLGLPLTFQREVLDAAARIAEIVPDGQSRLAPGAAFGPAVAADGLSGLDRIVALLGRSPSWAPNGSR, encoded by the coding sequence ATGCCTATCAACGAGCTCCGCATCCTCGACGCTCTCGCCACCAGTGCCAGCCTTGATCTCGTCGACCGCGTCGAACCCGCGGACCTGGCCAAACCGACACCCTGCGAGGCCTGGACCCTGCACGGCCTGCTCGCGCACATGACCACCCAGCACCTCGGCTTCGCCGCCGCGGCGGGTGGTGACGGGGACCCGGAGAACTGGAAGCTGGTCCCCCTCGGCGACGACCCCGCCGCCACCTACCGCGATTCGGTGAACAAGGTGCTGAACGCCTTCGCCGCCGACGACATCGCCGACCGCAAGTTCCCGCTGCCCGAGTTCACCACCGAGTTCACCTTCACCGCCGAGCAGGCGATCAGCTTCCACTTCGTCGACTACGTGGTGCACTCCTGGGACGTGGCCCGCACGCTCGGCCTGCCGCTCACCTTCCAGCGGGAGGTGCTCGACGCCGCGGCGCGCATCGCCGAGATCGTCCCGGATGGACAGTCACGCCTCGCTCCCGGCGCGGCCTTCGGTCCCGCCGTCGCCGCCGACGGACTGTCCGGTTTGGACCGGATCGTGGCGCTGCTCGGCCGCTCGCCCAGCTGGGCGCCGAACGGTTCCCGGTGA
- a CDS encoding TIGR03085 family metal-binding protein, whose product MGVATDERQALCGLFEELGPDAPTLCEGWRTRDLAAHLVVREHRLDAAAGILVPFLASHTESVQRRYATEPWEKLVDRVRSGPALLWPTRLPPLNELVNSAEFLVHHEDVRRGQEGWEPRPAEAARDAAAWRSVRAIAKLTLRNSPVGVLLRAPGHGEVVLKGPDPVTLTGGPLEILLFAFGRDAVRLEFDGELTAIARLKSLSRGL is encoded by the coding sequence ATGGGAGTTGCCACTGACGAGCGCCAGGCGTTGTGCGGGCTGTTCGAGGAGTTGGGGCCCGACGCGCCGACGTTGTGCGAGGGGTGGCGCACCAGGGACCTCGCCGCGCACCTGGTCGTGCGCGAGCACCGGCTCGACGCGGCGGCCGGGATCCTGGTGCCGTTCCTCGCCTCCCACACCGAATCCGTCCAGCGGCGTTATGCCACCGAGCCGTGGGAGAAGCTGGTCGACCGGGTGCGCTCCGGCCCGGCCTTGCTCTGGCCCACCCGGCTGCCCCCGCTCAACGAACTGGTCAACAGCGCCGAGTTCCTCGTCCACCACGAGGACGTGCGCCGCGGCCAGGAAGGCTGGGAACCCCGCCCGGCCGAGGCCGCGCGGGACGCCGCCGCCTGGCGTTCGGTGCGGGCGATCGCCAAGCTCACCCTGCGGAACTCACCCGTCGGAGTGCTGCTGCGCGCGCCCGGCCACGGTGAGGTGGTCCTCAAGGGCCCCGACCCCGTCACGCTCACCGGCGGACCGCTGGAAATCCTGCTCTTCGCCTTCGGCCGAGACGCCGTACGCCTCGAATTCGACGGTGAACTCACCGCCATCGCCCGACTGAAGTCACTCAGCCGCGGTCTCTAG
- a CDS encoding MarR family winged helix-turn-helix transcriptional regulator, protein MAERTRPDLAAMLGGLMRRLMAAEAPVLAEHGLSMWGYVVLSALDDGPVRTQAALARAIGADKTRIIGTLDELQEAGLISRDPDPADRRVRVLAITDEGRARRRGAQKQIQAHEDELLAGLPATDRAAFLRAAQALAES, encoded by the coding sequence ATGGCGGAGCGCACCCGGCCGGACCTGGCGGCGATGCTCGGCGGACTGATGCGCCGGCTGATGGCGGCCGAGGCGCCGGTGCTGGCGGAGCACGGCTTGAGCATGTGGGGTTACGTGGTGCTGAGCGCGCTCGACGACGGCCCGGTGCGCACGCAGGCCGCGCTCGCGCGCGCGATCGGCGCGGACAAGACGCGGATCATCGGGACGCTGGACGAACTGCAGGAAGCCGGGCTGATCAGCCGGGACCCGGACCCCGCGGACCGGCGGGTGCGAGTGCTGGCGATCACCGACGAGGGACGCGCCCGGCGGCGGGGCGCGCAGAAGCAGATCCAGGCGCACGAGGACGAACTGCTCGCCGGCCTGCCCGCCACCGACCGGGCGGCTTTCCTGCGCGCCGCACAGGCACTCGCGGAAAGCTAG